The Bacteroidales bacterium DNA segment TCAACCCTCATCTTTCTTTTATCCTCATCAGATATGCTGAAATCACCCTTATAAACTGCTTTTTCCCACTCGCCGTAAATCGGATTAGGAAAAACGATGAAATTTGTTCCGAACTTGTCTTTATTTTTGTCAACAACATTGAACCCGAAATCCTCTCCTCTGTTACCGAAGATTTCATCAAAGTCTCTTAAGTTATCGCCGAGAAGTAAAATAACATCATAGTTCTCAAGAATATTATTTCTTCTGTCAGTTTTATTTGATGTTTCAGTCTTCAAATACATATGTTCTTTATCTGCAAAAGGGAAGCCTTCATCTATCATGTTCTCAACAGTAGCATCAATTCTGTCGGCACTGCGGTTAGAAACATAGAAAATCTCTACACCTTTTTCTTTGGCATAATTACAAAAGTCAAGTGCTCCGGGCAGGGCTTTAGCCCTTTTCTCATTAACCCATATCGCCCAAGATTCTTTGTTATATGATGTTCCTTTTTCAATTAATCCGGCATTGTATGGGCTGTTATCCAAAATTGTTTCATCAATATCAGTAATAATTGCTTTTGGTTTCTTTTTTTTAATTTTAAACCTGTTCTCTTTCATTTTTTCATCAAGCATCATTTTTGCAAACTTAAAATTTTGATAGTAAATTGCTTGCATTTCTGCTGATTTCTGAAACCATAAAGTTGCCATAACTAAATGCTCTGATTTTAATGTTGTATCAACAGAATCTTTTATGATTGTTTCTTCAACATTTTCTTTTTTTTCTTCGCAACATGATGTCCAAAAGAAAAGTGCTGCAATACTTAATATTATTATTTTCTTCATTGTTTTGTTTTTTACGTTTAACAAATTTTTATTCTTTATTTTTAGTATCAATAATTATTGTAACAGGCCCGTCATTTATCAATGAAACCTGCATTTCTGCTCCAAACTCTCCGGTTTTAACATTTGTTTTTGCATCTTTTGATAATATACTGACAAATTTTTCATATAAAGGCACGGCAATATCCGGTTTTGCAGCTTTAATATATGACGGTCTGTTACCTTTTTTGGTTTTTGCATGTAAAGTAAACTGACTAATAAGCAGAATTTCTCCTCCAATATCAGTAACAGATAAGTTCATTACACCTTCATTGTCATCAAAAATTCGTAATGCTGCAATTTTTTTACTCATCCATAACAGATCTTCTTCTGTATCTTCATTTTCAAATCCGGCAAGTATTAATAATCCTTTACCTATATTTGATTTTACATTTCCTTTAATGTTTACAAAACTTCCGCTGACTCTTTGTATTACTACTCTCATGTGAAAATTAATTTAAAATGCTTTTTGCTTCAATCAATAAACAAAGCAATAAAAATTCTCTGTATTCTGAAAGTTTTTTAATATATTTGTTTTGCAAATGAAAAGTATGTCAATATATTAAAAAAATTAACTTTACATTCTCACATTATTTGGAATAATGAAACATCCATGATTAATTTTAAACACACACGACCATGATTATCCTGAAAAATTGCAGATAAAAAGATCTTCGTGTGTTGTGGATGTTACATCTGACCTTTAAAAATAATTAAAAAATAAACAGATGAAAAATATACCTGAAAAAACACAATATTTGCACAAAATCTGTAAAAAATACAATATTATTAAACTATATCTTTTTGGTTCTTTTGCAAAAAATACTTCTACAGAAGGTAGTGATATTGATTTTTTAGTTACTTTTGGAGATGTTGATCTATATAATTATTTTGATAATTTTTTAAATGTAAAAAATGAATTAGAAAAATTATATGAAAGAACGGTTGATTTAGTAGAAGAAAAGACAATTAAAAATTAACAAGATTTTAAACGACAATTTTTCAAATATTCCTGTAGTATAAGCTTTTTCTGATTATTTGAAAACTAAAAAAAACTTTCTGTAACATACTCAGCAATCTGAACAGCATTTGTAGCCGCTCCCTTTCTTAAATTATCTGATACAACCCAAATGTTAAGGCTCTTAGGATTAGAAAAGTCTCGCCTTATTCTTCCTACAAATACATCATCTTTTCCTTCTGCAGAAATCGGCATCGGATATACATTATTTTCAATATCATCTTGAACGCTTATACCTATTGCTTTGTCAAGGATATTTCTAATGTCTGATATCTCAAAATCATTTTCAAACTCAATGTTTACTGCCTCTGAATGAGCCCCTTCTACCGGTACTCTTACAGCTGTAACCGTAACCTTAATTTCAGGATCAAGAATTTTATGAGTTTCGTTTACGATTTTCAGCTCTTCTTTTGTATATCCGTTATCAGAAAAATCATCACAATGGGGCAAACAGTTCCTGTAAATTTGATAAGGATATGCTTTTTCTCCCTCTGTTCCTTTTTCTTCATCGTGAAGTTGGTTTAAAGCTTTAACTCCGGTACCGGTAACCGACTGATAGGTTGAAACCACGAGTCGTTTTATTTTATATCTTTTATGTAAAGGAGCAACAGCCAATAACAACTGTATAGTAGAACAATTAGGATTTGCAATAATTTTATCTTCATGATTTAATAATGAAGCATTAATCTCCGGAACGATAAGTTTTTTATTATGATGCATTCGCCAAGCTGAAGAATTATCAATAACATAAGTTCCGCCATCTGCAAACAAAGGAGCATACTTTAATGATGTACTGCTGCCGGCGGAAAACAATGCTATATCCGATTTTTTGATGATTGCATCAGAAATACCGATTACTTTATAAGATTTATTATTAAAAATGATCTTTTTTCCTACAGATCTTTCAGAAGCACAAAGAATTAATTCTGATACCGGAAATTTTCTTTCTTCCAATACTTTCAACATTATTGAGCCTACCAATCCCGTTGCACCAACTACAGCTACTTTCATTATTTTGATTTATATTTATAAGAACAATATTTTTTATTGATTTTGCTTCAAATAATTATTTTCCGAATCAATTCACTTAATTCTTAATATCAAAGACCTTGTTTTTAAAAGAATATATGTTAATTTTGAAACGATAAGCAAAAATACATTTTCTAAAATAAAATATAACATCAGCAATGAAAAAATTAATATTTCTTTCGTTAATTATTTTTCCTTTTTTTCTGAATGCTCAAGTTAATGACGATTTTACTGACGGCAATATAACAAGTTCTCC contains these protein-coding regions:
- a CDS encoding 5'-nucleotidase, lipoprotein e(P4) family; protein product: MKKIIILSIAALFFWTSCCEEKKENVEETIIKDSVDTTLKSEHLVMATLWFQKSAEMQAIYYQNFKFAKMMLDEKMKENRFKIKKKKPKAIITDIDETILDNSPYNAGLIEKGTSYNKESWAIWVNEKRAKALPGALDFCNYAKEKGVEIFYVSNRSADRIDATVENMIDEGFPFADKEHMYLKTETSNKTDRRNNILENYDVILLLGDNLRDFDEIFGNRGEDFGFNVVDKNKDKFGTNFIVFPNPIYGEWEKAVYKGDFSISDEDKRKMRVDALDK
- the dtd gene encoding D-tyrosyl-tRNA(Tyr) deacylase translates to MRVVIQRVSGSFVNIKGNVKSNIGKGLLILAGFENEDTEEDLLWMSKKIAALRIFDDNEGVMNLSVTDIGGEILLISQFTLHAKTKKGNRPSYIKAAKPDIAVPLYEKFVSILSKDAKTNVKTGEFGAEMQVSLINDGPVTIIIDTKNKE
- a CDS encoding nucleotidyltransferase domain-containing protein, which gives rise to MKNIPEKTQYLHKICKKYNIIKLYLFGSFAKNTSTEGSDIDFLVTFGDVDLYNYFDNFLNVKNELEKLYERTVDLVEEKTIKN
- a CDS encoding aspartate-semialdehyde dehydrogenase — translated: MKVAVVGATGLVGSIMLKVLEERKFPVSELILCASERSVGKKIIFNNKSYKVIGISDAIIKKSDIALFSAGSSTSLKYAPLFADGGTYVIDNSSAWRMHHNKKLIVPEINASLLNHEDKIIANPNCSTIQLLLAVAPLHKRYKIKRLVVSTYQSVTGTGVKALNQLHDEEKGTEGEKAYPYQIYRNCLPHCDDFSDNGYTKEELKIVNETHKILDPEIKVTVTAVRVPVEGAHSEAVNIEFENDFEISDIRNILDKAIGISVQDDIENNVYPMPISAEGKDDVFVGRIRRDFSNPKSLNIWVVSDNLRKGAATNAVQIAEYVTESFF